One window of the Bradyrhizobium septentrionale genome contains the following:
- the tnpA gene encoding IS66-like element accessory protein TnpA: MITPEEPLRLETVGVLRNGRRRYDPASKQRLVEACLQSGVSLAGLALQHGVNANLLRKWVAKRQLQNGDGQPEARAPIAPAFIPVRAPSPSPTRSAGAIAVCATERSCAGRLTASMPNGVTLSLEGGDAQLLSAVIEALGRCDVPTGV; encoded by the coding sequence ATGATCACTCCAGAAGAACCTTTGAGACTTGAGACGGTCGGCGTGTTGCGCAATGGCCGGCGTCGCTATGATCCGGCCAGCAAACAGCGGCTGGTCGAGGCCTGTCTGCAGTCTGGCGTGTCGCTGGCGGGGCTTGCGCTGCAACACGGCGTGAACGCGAACCTGCTGCGCAAGTGGGTGGCCAAGCGACAACTTCAGAACGGGGATGGCCAGCCGGAGGCGCGGGCGCCGATTGCGCCAGCCTTTATTCCGGTTCGCGCGCCGTCGCCGTCGCCAACTCGATCTGCTGGCGCGATTGCGGTCTGCGCGACGGAGCGATCCTGTGCAGGGCGGCTGACGGCATCGATGCCCAACGGCGTGACGCTTTCGCTGGAAGGCGGCGACGCGCAGTTGCTGTCGGCGGTGATTGAAGCGCTGGGGCGTTGCGATGTTCCGACTGGCGTCTGA
- the tnpB gene encoding IS66 family insertion sequence element accessory protein TnpB (TnpB, as the term is used for proteins encoded by IS66 family insertion elements, is considered an accessory protein, since TnpC, encoded by a neighboring gene, is a DDE family transposase.): MFRLASDLRVYLHREPIDFRAGINSLAIVVEQSMGLDPFQRAVFAFCNRRRDRIKLLIYDRSGFWMLLKRLEADRFHWPRSQEAVLTLTTEELHWLLDGINIAAVRRHPVRQYQSVG, translated from the coding sequence ATGTTCCGACTGGCGTCTGATCTTCGGGTCTACCTTCACCGCGAACCGATTGACTTCCGGGCGGGCATCAACAGCCTGGCGATCGTGGTCGAGCAGTCGATGGGGCTGGATCCGTTCCAGCGCGCGGTGTTCGCGTTCTGCAATCGTCGCCGCGACCGGATCAAGCTGCTGATTTATGATCGGTCAGGATTTTGGATGCTGCTGAAGCGGCTGGAGGCCGACAGATTCCACTGGCCCCGAAGTCAGGAGGCGGTGCTGACGCTGACGACGGAGGAGCTGCACTGGCTGCTTGACGGCATCAACATCGCGGCGGTGCGTCGTCATCCGGTGCGGCAATATCAGAGCGTGGGCTGA